In the Primulina eburnea isolate SZY01 chromosome 15, ASM2296580v1, whole genome shotgun sequence genome, atgagagaaatgtaaattttgatttttggaagtgttcctaaattaaaatttggccaaaagaataatgtatttgaaaattgtgattttcatacacattattatggacttaattatattaattcaagtgttgaattaattaaacactagtggacctagtagagtccaaataattaaattaattcaagtgttgaattaattaaataacattgggccttgtagagctcaattggaaataattatttaactagtgggcttgagtaaaatcaagtaaggattaattgggctcaaatgtgtttgagacaatttaaataaagtccatgggcccttgtAAATTGTTACAAGCTCACATGCAAAGCATGCTtggaaggtgaagggttgggtaattcttttcattaaaaaattggATGGCATGCAAAAGTGAGTGACTACTTTTTCACACACCAAGACAACTCATTCCCTTCCTCCCCTTCTCTCTCATGGCCGAAACTTAGAGCCAAtttctctcctccatttttctctcttttgttcttcaattgttggagatcaaaaacacttctctttgaaaaatcctcttaattttctagtgcaaattaagaggggatcttcctagttagtggtgggcttgattttgaaggaaagaaggaggcttggaggcttgtagatctttcttgccatacaagagctttgttgttcaacaacaaagttggagccattacatcaatctataagattgataggtaaaactatttctaacaccctatgctagaaagttgagatttttgtatatgctacactagtacacattggtggccgaaaatttccttgcaagaaaatgtgattttcgaagattttgtagcttccgttgtgtttttcggtcaccttattcgatccctttcaGTTGGATATGACACcaaatgtaacgtaccgtacttttaaacatcttaaaatttacggaaaataaaaaattttcttaactAAATAATAAACATTCAAATTGCGATAAAAATAATCTGCTCgtctaaaatatttgaaatgaaaCAACTACAACCAAAGTTAGCAAAAGTTCTTGTTTAAACATCGTAAAGTAATCTCgtgaaaatcagagtatttgatcgtgcataaattttttttttcttaaaacgtaAGCGGTCCTCAGGTTTAGCCTCCACGCAGTCCAAGCCAACTCACTGATCCCCACCTCTCGTCTCCTTGtactcgtcctcacctgcatcgatcaagtctagtgagtctaaagactcaacatgtataaactggaaataacaagcactacataataaaaacacatgcattttaaagtagACCAAACATATTTAAACTTGAACGTActtacataaacatagacgtgccatcgtttcataaaattttccattaacatacttgcatcatacatacttgatcatacataaacatcatcattttgcgtagaaatatgtttcaaagcaagtgacccataacgtagTGTACCAGattagactaaaccacagtactgggctggcagggatGTCCACTACCACGTACATGAGATCCCAGGTCATGCTTTACTAGGTGGATTGGTTcatggtcatgctttaccgatTCCCAATCCTGTTCTAAActtggtcatgctttaccggggtggagaggtccccgACCATGTTCACCGGCTTCCAAAACCGTTcatatttggtcacaagacatttatcatacctcaaaaacataaaatattttctctgcacgtcgaacatactaatACATTATACATGCATGTCCCagacaaaaatttaattttttttccagaaTGCTTGGTGCTTGGGCGgtaaaatcttaccgctcgggctccGCCCACTCGGTTGTGCTCGAAAATCTTCAAAAACAAACACAATTTTTATACAttttgagcagtcatacgaaAATGATCTTAACTCACTGGAGTTCTTAGAATTTCAAATAGATAGACTCATCTGCGACGACAGAGCAGCACTGATAAAAGAAAAGGGAGCTCTCGCGGGGGAATTGAATCGTGCTATCTTATATAAACAGAAATCAAAAAAGAAGGGATGAATAAGCGGCTCGAAGAGCAAGAAAGAGGGCTCGCAGATCTATTTACAAGTTGGGAAGGTATCGAAGTGACGTATATGAAatttcttgtccaaaaattacgaacttactgtcaaatcgaagatatCAAAAAATACTACGTTTTATATCTTGAAAGTTTTTCTAGAAAACGGCCGAAAATTCGCAGGATTCGTAATGACAGcagattcaatttttgtttgaGATCTAAAAATCGTTTAAACATCACAGTTTAAGCAGTCACacgaaaatgatcataactcattcattttttgtccaaaaaatttgaatgtactgtcaaatcgaagatatcgaaaagtaatatgttttatatgttgaaagtgtTTCCAGAAAATCGACCAATAAAGTACGGTACacgaaatgacagcaacatccgattttgagatctaaaaactTTCAAGAATTGTTCCAAACATTTTTGTTCAAACTTTTGCATAACAAACGTGTACTTTTACACAcaataaacatcaaaacatatactatgacaagatcgatgaaaaaacgaaagaatatacatatCTTTGATGAATATACTCACGAAACGACGATATCAAAGCAGAGAGATGCGatggttgatccgggacgacttgTGGcacattttcttgaagaaaaatggGCTAGGGATTGCTGAAAAATTGTAGGGGAAGGGAAAGTTTGTGGTTGCTGAAAGAACACCTTGAACCCTAGCTATCACCTTAAAAAAAATGAAGGCAATGTGTGTGTGAATTGTATGTGCTGATGGTGTGTGTAACAACATGTAAGTGTGTaagtgtgtaacgtgtgtgtgtgtgtgatcaATTAGGGGTAATTAGGGGCTAATtagtttaattaaataaataataagcaATTACATGATAATTAAAATACCAATTTCTCCACTAAATTACTAGCATCcctaaatttgaaataaaatgcacaagtgttaaactttaaaagtttaaaaatcttaaaatcaccaagtaaattaaattagggtttaaatgttaaaaacttaataaatcgtttaaaatatcaaattcttgacttgaaataaaataccacttTTAAAAATCGCCCAAATCGTCGCCGGTTTATTTTCCTTGATCTCGTATCCAATAATCACCTGAAACATTAaactcaataaaatattttaacgtgcatcacataaacattaataatttaaaataatacaaattcataaatcatgcatcgctaaaatcattttaaaattaaataattaatttaacaattgaaataaatgcatgagttttacgtgcactgattttgggctctacatctTTACTCATcgaatagatcaaaatgtcatcgatgaagactATCACAAATTGATCTAGATGTGGCTGAAAtacgtgattcatgagatccataaaGATCGTTGGCGCATTGGTAAACCCAAATGGCATGCCCATAAACTCATAATGCTCATATCGAGTCCTAAACGTCGTTTTATGAACCTCAGactctttcactttcaactgGTGGTATCCCAgacgaagatctatcttcgagaATATCGATACtctttgtaattgatcaaataagtcttcAATTCTCGGTAagggatacttgttcttgatggtGACTCTATTCAGCTCTCGATAATCTATACAGAGTCACATactaccatccttcttcttcacaaaaaatactggtgcgccccacagAGAACaactagggcgaataaaacccttgtccagcaattcttgaatttgatcttttaaCTCTTTCATTTCGACAGGTGCTAGATGATAGGATACTTTAGAAATGAGTACAGTACCGACATCAACTtaatagaaaattccacctgATCAGGTGGAATGCCATAAACGTCCTCaggaaagacgctaggaaagTTTTGGACGATCTCAACATCCTCTAACTTCTGACTGATATGGGCATGTGCTGTAGTAACGCATGCTAGAAAAGCTTGGCATCCTCTTCTCATAAGTTTCCTCGCACACATATAAGAGATGATGTGCAGCATTTGCTTGTTCCTCGccgcctcaaagacaaaagaCTTCACACTAAGCGGTCGAATAGACACGGTCCTCTGTCGAAAATCTATCTAAGCACCATTCaatgatagccaatccatgccaagtatgatATCGAATTCAGGCATTGAGAGTACAATAAGATATGTCCGAACCACATCTTTTTGCAAACGAAACTCCAAATTATTCACATTGCTCGAAGTGATCATTTCATCACCAGAAAGAATAGAAACTTTGAAGCCTAATCCCATATCCTCGGGTATAATATTTATTCGCTTGAAGAATGTCTTGGATATGAATGAGTATGTAGCCCCCAAATCCATCAAtgctgttggaacttttcaagttcgcaatctttgcttaattttgatgctaacaaaacttgttattttgtttctaataatctaccttagtgtacGAGCCAAACTAAAGCTGTCGAGGAATGCTAACTGAAGACGTCCAACTGATCGCGTAAACTGAAAACAGTAGAACTGAAGTGCCAACTGAAAGACTAGTTCAACTGAATGTCCAGCTGATGagcagttcagcagaagaccttcagaagcccggccagctgatgaagtgttcaactgatgaagagcccagctgaccagttcaactgaaagagtgaaatcagttcaactgatttcaccagcccaacagaagaccagttcaactgaccagttgaaagcatcagtcagagtcaatcagttgcagatcaagacaagcttaataatggaatccagctaagcacgaaggtacaaaagctattgtactaccacagtacaataagagacgttgcatcagagcttaaagccaaaagttccggaaagatgtcgaggaacaaattcaaaatgcaacggacacattattgagtcttactgtacggtcagccaaacgcctataaatagaagctgaagttcagtgaagactaacactgagaaaaacgagaacagagaacaagggcacgcttattacatatcagcttgttagaagcaatcagcccagagggaacacttcattgtattatcagcttagattagaagcctttttccctcagtgtgtgagaacactttcgggtagtgttcattgatcagttctcacacacacacacacacacactcactcatcatctcagattccgtcttgcacacagacgtaaaacatgtgtatgtagtctttctcacatagacgttaaagaagtgttgactggaaggtgatgccttcagtttagaactaggagttcagttaggcagtgggtaagtcctaagctgggtgggtttgtacaaaggtttgtataaatcaaagtcttctagtgtatcctacccgaggaggtagaagggatgacgtaggagcagttgaagtctccgaacatccataaacatatcttgtgttttgttttcagtctaactgtttaactgtgttgttcttaattgtttcatcagtccagctgatatcagttcagttctgtccataaccgaactgatataagctctaactgacttcttttcttcagttaaccagttgcacaagatatataaaattgatcagtttgttttcttaacgaaggattatgtTGAGTTCTTCCGCTTAGTTgtgtttaaccaaactcgatctaattcatcggtgtattttattcttagaacacgagctattgcagctcattggagttAGTCGAAGGGTCAACGGACTGATGCACATCTTCGTAACTGTGTTTCACTCGGGCCCCCCCTAACCGATCCTGACAATGCATAGGTAGCTACCCCTAAGATGAATATCCTTCTTGCAACGAAATACACCGTctcaatctattcatgttgagacttaagggaatttctatcataatttttcccaaaattttaaaattatgagaCTAGGCCCTAATACTTCTCGAAAATAATTGTAGTTTAACCCCAGAAATCTTTCCAATTATTGCACTTTCATCCTTAGAATTTTGGAATAATTGCACGATCATCCCCCAGCATAACTCGACCAACTCTCGAACTCCAGCACCTTGAAACATTAAATCTCAGCATACATGGCCCTTATAAAACTTATATCTAGCATCCCTTGCACGAAAGCCAAGGAAAAACGTGAGTTCATGTCAAACGTATGCATATTTCGGGACAAAACTATGCAAAAATGATGTAACTTAATATTTCTATACATTCCTCGTGCAAATACACACACATCAGCATATAATAGCATGAATtacgagaaaaaaaaaaagatttagagCATGTCTTTGCGTTTATACACTTGAAACCTTAGATATCTTCGTGTAGGGCGTACACCGGAGAGACAGGGAGGGATTTATTTGAAAAACTAGAGAGAAACTCGAAGGGCTGCTGTAATTTTCGAGAGGGTGCTGCTGCTGAATGAGGGAGGGGGCGGCCAACATGTaataggtttagggtttaattATGGAGTTTAAGTTATAATATTAAGTGTTAATGTGctcttaattaaaattaaagggGTTAAAAGGATTTTAGGTCCATTAAACAATTAAACAATCCCATTAAACCCAAAAACATTCCCCAAGTTTTGAAAATCTTACAAAAAAGTTACTAAAAATCGAAAACCAATTGGTGAGAAAATTATTGTACTTGGAGGTAATTTTTTGCGAGTTTTACCGGTTATTCCAAAAACATCATTCAAGAAACAACTAATACACGTTTTGTAAAATCGTATTTGTATTGGAAatgcatattttattttatctaaaAACTTGATATTCATGGTCTCAATCAAGGTggttagaaaaaaaaaacaaatcattAAATTTGTTTTGTTCTAGAAAAGCATTAATATATGtcgtatattttaaatttatgacAACAAACTATTTATATACTTTgaaaaatcaacaaaaaaatcataatataaAAGAGATGCTTGTAGCAAATGAACCGTTTATAATTATAAACATAGCTAGACGATATACCTTTTGAAATCTTATTTTTTTATGACATAAAAATCTGCAGCAATCATTACCCTTCGACATGCGTTGAGTTAATCTTTAGAATGACGCAATAATTTGTAAATCATGTCGACCAAATAAATCATACTAGTCAAGTTATGTGCGATAAGCTCGTCTAAAAATATATGTAAAAAAGAAATCAAGAATTCACCTAATACACCAACTTAATATCTCAAAGGTTCACCAACTTGAATATCTCAAGGCATAGAAAAAATATGAAACCAACTATTTGACGTTGCAAGTCCATGTTTACTAGTGAACTAAAGGATCCAGTGGAAAAATATTTCCCGTATAAACAAATTCAACAAAATCTTGAAGTGTCAAGCGTGCCTCCTTACATTTTCGCCTCATTTTACCCAATCACACCAATGATTCATCTCCTACTCCAATTTCTTGCATCTTCAGCTAAGATCACACCACCAATTTCACGCTAGACAAATTGTCACTCTCCGCGCATTAAATCTATGGCGTCATGCTCCGCGTCCCTCCTTTTGTCATCATCGTTTTCGACTCCCGAAGTTTCCAGATTTGGCTCTGTTTTCCCTATGAAAATGACCCTGAGAAGAAGAAAATTGCGGAGCAATGGAGACTCTAGTTTGAATTTGCTGGTCGTAAATGCAGCTAAAATGAGAGTGTAGTGAAAAGCAACGAAGCTGGTTACTTTCTTGGGTAAAGGTGGTTCTGGTAAAACCACTGACTGCCATTTTTGCAGCTCAGGTATGAACGAAAAAGAACTGAAATCGATGCTGGATAAAAAAGATTTTAGGATGGATCTGAATATTTAGCGAGTAATAATTGTGGATTGTGAATTTTATCAACTTTATGTTCGTACATAATGACCTCATGTTTGTTTTTTGTCCTTTTTCATTATTGATGTGGGATGAGCACATTTTGTCGAGTTTAGTTCTAATATTAAAGTTTTGATTCGATTAGGAATTTACAGCAATGAGGCTAGCTTTTAATAATAAAAGCTAATGGTATGCGTCCTTATCTAGTAATTCCGTATTTGTAAGGTTTCTGGACTGCTCTCGTGAAGATAAATTGATCTTTGTTTACACTTGctatatttttaatcatggtagCTTCGAAGTACCAGATAATTGAACAGTACAAAACTATGCTAAAGTCGAGGAATGTGATGGTGAATGAACTCTCATACAGGAAAATTTCATTATAATTATCTTTTTCAAGATTATTTTTTAGGGATAGTAGCATATAGAAAAGTtcgatatttttgaaggaatgTATTTTTCTTTCCTTCCCTTTTGAGAGGTGGGAAGTGTTGTTTCAAGTGGTTTGGAAGTAGAAGGAAAGCTTATTCAGCATGGTGTGCTAACTGTTATTTATGTCTTGCTGCTCAGCATTATGCCATGTCAGGGCTTAAGACATGTTTGGTTATACATTCTCAAGATCCTACAGCTGAATATCTTCTGAACTGCAAGATTGGACCGACTCTTACTCAATGCCAGGACAATCTGTCAGCCATTAGATTTGAAACCACAAAAGTATAGTTTTTTCCATGCCTCTCTTTCTTAGCTAGGACTGTTCTGTGttaagcatcatctgttttggACTTCTGATAAGAAATAATTACTGAATGTAGATGATCCTTGAACCCCTCAAGCGTATCAAGGAGGCAGATGCACGTCTGAATCTGACCCAAGGTGTTCTCGAAGGGGTGGgtatgtgaaaaatttcttataACACAAAGTACATTATCATCTTCATTTTTAAAGGGGGTGTGTTTTTATGCACTTCTCATGAAATGTACTAGGTGGTGGGAGAAGAGCTAGGTATACTCCCAGGAATGGATTCTATATTTTCTGTTTTGGAACTTGACCGACTTGTGGGGTTCTTTGGTAATGTAACTAAGAGGAACAATGAGAAAAACAAATTTGATATAGTGATATATGATGGTGTAAGCACTGAAGAAACAATTCGTATGATAGGTGCAACGAGTAAAACAAGGTCTGTGATTCAAAATTCTCAATTTTCTCAACCCCATCGCCTTTTTATTCTTTTAATGATGATCAGTTGTGTATTTCCAAAGATTATACTTGAAATATCTGAGGAGTCTAGCCGAAAAGACAGATCTTGGGAGGGTAACAGCTCCATCTCTTCTCAGACTTGCCGATGAAGCCTTGACTTTCAGTGAAAGAGGCACCAATCTAAATGGAAAATTAAGTTCGGAAATATGGGATTATCTAGAAAAAGCCTTGGAGGTAAATGGTTTCCAGTTAACATATTTGGGACGTTGGCTCAGTTCTCTAATATGTG is a window encoding:
- the LOC140815480 gene encoding LOW QUALITY PROTEIN: ATPase GET3D, chloroplastic (The sequence of the model RefSeq protein was modified relative to this genomic sequence to represent the inferred CDS: deleted 1 base in 1 codon), with the protein product MASCSASLLLSSSFSTPEVSRFGSVFPMKMTLRRRKLRSNGDSTTKLVTFLGKGGSGKTTTAIFAAQHYAMSGLKTCLVIHSQDPTAEYLLNCKIGPTLTQCQDNLSAIRFETTKMILEPLKRIKEADARLNLTQGVLEGVVGEELGILPGMDSIFSVLELDRLVGFFGNVTKRNNEKNKFDIVIYDGVSTEETIRMIGATSKTRLYLKYLRSLAEKTDLGRVTAPSLLRLADEALTFSERGTNLNGKLSSEIWDYLEKALEKASSVFSEPRKFGCYIIMDPANPISLNAALRYWGCVIQAGAQLSGAFGFKLPNSPMVLDEILKIKFSPLPSSFIPHLELESCLNWDKVMVNDHSKDARDLLSVAEENTLSSVKFNPSNKSVTLFMPGFDKSEIKLYQFRGGSELLVEAGDQRRVIRLPPQNQGKVGGAKFIDRNLVITMR